TCACTTAATGGGTGATATGCTAAAGGCTTATTAATTCTTATTGCACTAAGGTTTTAAAGCTCAACAGATTTTTTATATGAATATTTCAGGTTCAATTTTCGCGAGGCTTCAAGCACACGTTTTTTTGTTTCCGCGTTTACCCCGTAGCCATTGT
This region of Zhaonella formicivorans genomic DNA includes:
- a CDS encoding LacI family DNA-binding transcriptional regulator, encoding MKPTLKDVAALAGVSIATASLALNNGYGVNAETKKRVLEASRKLNLKYSYKKSVEL